DNA sequence from the bacterium genome:
ACAGGCGTTCGAGACGCAAGACGCTCCGGAAGGTCACGAGTTTCTCAAGGTGGAAGCCGTAATCAGCCGCGACATAGATTTATGCGCATGGTACTGGGATGGAAGCAATTTCGTATCGGTTGGCGGATTGCAGAGGGAGTTTGTCAAGATCGACGCGGAAGATCCTGATGAAGTTAAGAGATCTTACAAACAGAAAATTTCCTCCGACCATCCAATGGAGGTCGTTTATTTCATAGTAACCAAGTTTAATTTTCACAAAGAGCACGACATTTACGTTTCGGAAGGTTCGCCGCCTTACGTCGCGGACGATCTTGCCGAAGCTTCCATCGTCGCGTCGTTTTAGAATCGCGTGCATGCCGCGCGCCCGCAGGGTGATTATATAAAACGCTTCTCACGGTGCTAAACTCCGGTCTTCAATTTCCTTTTGGTAGCCGGAGTTTCGATGCCGCTTGCTAAAATCGTACTACTGGGGCTTTTGGCGGGATTATTCGCGGGTTTTTTCGGCTTGGGAGGGGGCGTGATTCTGATACCCGCGCTTGTTTATATTCTCGGTGTCGGCCAACACGAAGCACAAGGCATTTCGCTGATGGCGCTTATTCCTCCGGTCGGCCTTCTTGCCGTATGGAGATACTGGCGGGAGGGCGTAATCGGGATTGAACAGATTCCGATAGCTGCCTGGATAGCGGTCGGCATTTTCGCCGGTGGGCTTGCCGGCGCGCATCTGGTTCAATACGTCCCGGATGAGACGCTAAAGCGTATCTTCGGCATCGTTGTTATCGCCGTGGGGCTCAAAATGCTTATCAAGCCCTAGCGTCGGCTAATCAACGTCCAAGCCGCTTCCTCTGCCGTTCGTATAGGTTCCTTCGACCGTCCTGATCCAGCTTGCGCCGTTGCCGGGTTTTCCCGCGCTCTCGACCATGTTCTGGTAAACGGGATCGTACGTGTCGCCGCCGAATAGATCCAAGAAAATGCCGTAGCTCGGCTCGTCGGGGCGGTTCGCATCGCCCAGGTTGCCTTTCCCCAGAGTCGTGTTTTCGTTCGCGCCGTGCGCGGAATAGCTGTCCGCTCCTGACAGGTCGAGGAAATAGGCGAAGCTGTTCGAGTATCCTGACGCGAGTCCGAGCCCCGCGGCGTTATATATGTCGTCGCCCGCAATATCGCAAAACCATGTAATCGACCAGTCGTGCGCGCCGCCGACGCCGACAGAAGCGTCGTTCGCGTAGTTGTCGTCGCCGTACAGGTCGAACAGCCCGCCGACACCGACGTGCGCGGTCGCGCCCTGCGTGTACCAGTGGCCGTTGCGAGTATCGTTTCCCAGCATGTCTATCAAAAGCCCGGTACCCTGGTAAAAGCCGCACCCCTGGCCGAACACGCCGCAGGTGTATTCGTCGTCGCCTCCCGAATCGCACAGTATCCCCAGCCCGCCGGAGCCGACGGTGTGCACGCCTGCAGTGGGTATGTCTTCGATCCAACCCCAGCGCGCGCCCCATCCGCATCCTTGGCTGGAACTCATGTTTTTGTTGTCGTACGAGGCGCCGGACAGCCAGTATTCCGGCTTGGCCGGATCGCCGTCGGGAACTGCGTAGTAAACGTC
Encoded proteins:
- a CDS encoding sulfite exporter TauE/SafE family protein, translating into MPLAKIVLLGLLAGLFAGFFGLGGGVILIPALVYILGVGQHEAQGISLMALIPPVGLLAVWRYWREGVIGIEQIPIAAWIAVGIFAGGLAGAHLVQYVPDETLKRIFGIVVIAVGLKMLIKP